The Amycolatopsis methanolica 239 nucleotide sequence GCACGGCGCGGACGGTGCCGCTGCGGAAACCATGGCTGCCTCGACGCCATCGCCTCGACCGGGCCCATCACGCCCCGGCTCGGGCTGAGCGAGAACGACTTCGCGGCGAGGCGAACACCGTCAGCGTGGTCCGCGAGGTGGCCACCGTCGTCGGCCGGGTGATCGCCGACCTGGTGAACTTCCGCAACCCGGTGCGGATCGTCCTCAGCGGACCGGTCGTCCAGTGCACCTGCTGTGGCTCGGACTGTGACCTGCCCGGTCGCCGGCGCCCAGGATGGGAGCGCTACCGCGAGGCGGTCAGCGGTGCGGCGGTGAGCGCACCGTCCACTCGCCGGGGGATGTGAAGTTCATTCGCGTCGCGCAGCGGGGGTGGCAGCAGCGCGTCGGGCACCGACTGGTAGGCGACCGGGCGCAGGAACCGGCGCATCGCGGTGGCGCCGACCGAGGTGTGCACCGAAGTCGTCGCCGGGTACGGGCCGCCGTGGTGCTGCGCCCAGCCGACCGTCACACCCGTCGGCCAGCCGTTCCAGATGACCCGCCCCGCCGTTCGGGTCAAGGCGTGCAGCAGCGCCGGTGCGACCGCGTCACCGCTCCGTTCCCCGTGTACCGTAGCGGTGAGGTTGCCCTCCATCAGGTCCGCCGCGGCAGCCAGTTCCGCGTCGTCGGCGTAGATCACGACCAGCGCGAACGGTCCGAAACACTCGACGAGCAACTGCTTGGAACACCGGGCGAATTCCGCGGCGGTGGTGCTGATCAGAACGGACCGGACGACCGATTCGTCCGCGGCGTCCTGCTCGGGGACGCTCAGCGGGCGGACCGCCGGATGGGCGGCCAGTCGCGCGGCCTCCGCCCGGAACGCGGCGCCGATGTCCTCGTGCAGCAACCTCATCGGAGCCGTGGCCGCTCCGGCGGCGATCAGATCTTCCAGTCCGTACTCGGCCGGCACGAACAACACGCCCGGTTTGGTGCAGAACTGGCCGCCGCCCAGTGACATCGACCGCAGGAAGCCGTCGACGATTTCCGTGCCGCGCGCCCGGGCCGCTTCGCGGGTGACGAACACCGGGTTGAGGCTGCCCAGTTCCCCGTAGAAGGGAATGGGGGAGGGCCGGGCCGCGGCCAGGTCTGCCAGGGCCCGTCCTCCCGCGGTGGAACCGGTGAAGGCGACGGCGGTGATCCGGGCGTCGGTCACCAGCTTGCGCCCGGTCTCCATCCCGTGGACCACGGCGAACGTGCCCTCGGGCGCACCGGCGGCACGCAAGGCGTCGATGACCACCCGTGCGTAGGCGCCGGACAGCCGGGGTTGCGCGGGATGTGCTTTCGCGATCACCGGGCACCCCGCCGCCAGCGCCGACGCGGTGTCGCCCCCGGCCAGCCCGAAGGCGAACGGGAAGTTGCTCGCGCCGAACACCGCGACCGGACCGAGCGGGATCAGCATCCGCCGCAGATCCGGGCCTGCGCCCGCGCGGTCGATGATCGCCTCCAGCCACGAGCCTTCCTCCACGGCATCGGCGAACATCTCGAGCTGCCCGGCGGTCCGTTCGACCTCTCCGGTGAGCCGCGGCACGCCGAGCGAGCTGTCCGCGTCGGCCAGCGGCACCAGCGAGTCCGCCTGCGCGCGCAGAGCGCCGGCGATGGCGCGCAACAGGCCGGCGCGCTCGGTCAAGGGCATCGCCGCGAGCACCGGCGCGGCCGTGAGGGCCGCGGCCAGCACCTCCTCGTACTTCTGGCAGGTGGTGTCCGCGATCGCGGGGGCAGGCATCGTCGCTCCTTCTGTTCGCCGGAATGGCCGGAAGTCCCGGCTGCACGGGAATCCGTGGCTCCTCACGATCACCGCCGGGCCGCGGAAACCGGTACCTCCAGGTGGAGGTACCGGCGTTGCGGCGGCCCGGGCGAGCATCGATCCATCGCGGCGATCCGCGACCTCACCGAGGAGGACGGTTTTGCTTCAATCCGCAGTACTTTCCCGGTCTTCCGCCGGGGGCACCCGGTGACCCGCCGGGCGGCCGGACCGCTCGCCGGAATCCGGGTGCTCGACATGACCAGGCTCGCTCCGGGCCCGTACGGCAGTATGCTGCTGGCCGATCTCGGCGCCGAAGTGATCGCGATCGGTGGCGGCCGCTCCGGCCTGCCGGTTCCGGCGCTGTCCCGGGGCAAGGAATTCATCACGCTCGACCTGAAGACCACGCAGGGCCGCGCTGCCCTGCACCGGCTGGTCGCCGAGTCCGACGTGCTCATGGAGGGCTTCCGGCCCGGGGTGGCCGATCGGCTCGGCGCCGGGTACGCGGAGCTCAGCGCGCTCAACCCGCGCCTGGTCTACTGCAGTGTCACCGGTTACGGCCAGACCGGCCCGCTCTCGCAGCGCGCCGGACACGACATCAACTACCTCGCGATCGGCGGCGCGCTGGGCACCTTCGGCCCGCCTGGCGGTCCACCGGTGCCCCCGCTGAACCTGGTCGCCGACTTCGCCGGCGGCGGTCTGCTCGCGGCGTTCGGCATCGTGGGTGCGCTCTACGAACGGGAGCGTTCCGGCCGCGGGCAGTACCTCGACGCGGCCATGGTCGACGGGGTGCTGTCCATGATGGGCATGAACTTCACCGACTGGGGCAGGGGAGCATTGCCGCGGCGCGGTGAGGGTGTGCTCACCGGGTCGATGCCGGCCTACCGCTGCTACGAGTGCGCCGACGGTCGTTACGTGGCGGTCGGCGCACTGGAGAAGGCGTTCTTCGCGAACCTGTGGCAGGCACTGGACCTGGGCGCCGTGCCCGACCACTTCGACCCGGCCAACTTCGCCGGGATCGAGGCGCGGCTCGGCGATGCCTTCCGGCAGCGAAC carries:
- a CDS encoding CaiB/BaiF CoA transferase family protein, coding for MTRRAAGPLAGIRVLDMTRLAPGPYGSMLLADLGAEVIAIGGGRSGLPVPALSRGKEFITLDLKTTQGRAALHRLVAESDVLMEGFRPGVADRLGAGYAELSALNPRLVYCSVTGYGQTGPLSQRAGHDINYLAIGGALGTFGPPGGPPVPPLNLVADFAGGGLLAAFGIVGALYERERSGRGQYLDAAMVDGVLSMMGMNFTDWGRGALPRRGEGVLTGSMPAYRCYECADGRYVAVGALEKAFFANLWQALDLGAVPDHFDPANFAGIEARLGDAFRQRTMAEWTKFFAGIDACVTPVLEPHELGEFEQIAERYQGFAPESVPAVPVYSRTAAAPGRIDTADATERVLARFGLSAEEAGKAAGTRDASAVTGLRWPPM
- a CDS encoding aldehyde dehydrogenase (NADP(+)), whose protein sequence is MPAPAIADTTCQKYEEVLAAALTAAPVLAAMPLTERAGLLRAIAGALRAQADSLVPLADADSSLGVPRLTGEVERTAGQLEMFADAVEEGSWLEAIIDRAGAGPDLRRMLIPLGPVAVFGASNFPFAFGLAGGDTASALAAGCPVIAKAHPAQPRLSGAYARVVIDALRAAGAPEGTFAVVHGMETGRKLVTDARITAVAFTGSTAGGRALADLAAARPSPIPFYGELGSLNPVFVTREAARARGTEIVDGFLRSMSLGGGQFCTKPGVLFVPAEYGLEDLIAAGAATAPMRLLHEDIGAAFRAEAARLAAHPAVRPLSVPEQDAADESVVRSVLISTTAAEFARCSKQLLVECFGPFALVVIYADDAELAAAADLMEGNLTATVHGERSGDAVAPALLHALTRTAGRVIWNGWPTGVTVGWAQHHGGPYPATTSVHTSVGATAMRRFLRPVAYQSVPDALLPPPLRDANELHIPRRVDGALTAAPLTASR